The proteins below are encoded in one region of Halogranum gelatinilyticum:
- a CDS encoding cyclin family protein, with product MYRARDQVDNEEWLAAIDRASDSLELGSEARTNATDLFLTHVPDADRSKPATAAASLYAAALIAGEERSQTAVADAMGVTRLSVQKRWKDILEDAGFRPPSW from the coding sequence ATGTACCGCGCCCGCGACCAGGTCGACAACGAGGAGTGGCTCGCCGCCATCGACCGCGCGAGCGACAGCCTCGAACTGGGTTCGGAAGCCCGCACCAACGCCACCGACCTCTTCTTGACGCACGTCCCCGACGCCGACCGCTCGAAGCCCGCCACCGCCGCCGCGAGCCTCTACGCGGCCGCACTCATCGCTGGCGAGGAACGCTCACAGACCGCCGTCGCCGACGCGATGGGCGTGACGCGACTCAGCGTCCAGAAACGGTGGAAGGATATCCTCGAAGACGCCGGGTTCCGGCCGCCGAGTTGGTAA
- a CDS encoding helix-turn-helix domain-containing protein — MAADDTQESPTEDTDSGEGTRGDDGRTARERLEETADHAVEEFDQSVVDLLAWLLDTETRARIYIYLRANPQSTSEEVADGTGLYPSTVREALAELHDEEVVSRQKRESAGAGNNPYEYEAIAPSDLVRGAAEQVQQQLNTVFNLDQQLADEADDERAEPVTITVHGDEPPVSVSESDD, encoded by the coding sequence ATGGCAGCAGATGACACCCAAGAGTCCCCCACCGAGGACACGGATTCTGGCGAGGGGACACGGGGCGACGACGGGCGCACGGCGCGCGAACGGCTCGAAGAAACCGCCGACCACGCGGTCGAGGAGTTCGACCAGAGCGTCGTCGACCTGCTCGCGTGGCTCCTCGACACGGAGACGCGTGCACGCATCTACATCTACCTCCGTGCGAACCCCCAGAGCACGAGCGAGGAGGTCGCCGACGGGACGGGGTTGTATCCCTCGACCGTCCGTGAGGCACTCGCGGAACTCCACGACGAAGAGGTCGTCTCCCGGCAGAAACGCGAGAGTGCCGGTGCGGGCAACAACCCCTACGAGTACGAGGCGATCGCGCCGAGCGACCTCGTCCGTGGCGCGGCCGAACAGGTCCAACAGCAGCTCAACACGGTGTTCAACCTCGACCAGCAGCTCGCCGACGAGGCCGACGACGAGCGCGCCGAGCCGGTGACGATTACGGTCCACGGCGACGAGCCGCCCGTCTCGGTCAGCGAGAGCGACGACTGA
- a CDS encoding glutamate--cysteine ligase produces the protein MELGSPESFTRLGTLGVEEEFYIVDDAGRPTSGIDDLVYGDDDPPEPLAGRLDHELFQFTIETQTPLIERPEDAAEHVRAVRDALVEHAANHGYQIAGAGLHPTAKWRELEHAEKPRYRAQLDRIRYPQHRNTTAGLHVHVGVDDADKATWIANELRWYLPPMLALSANSPYWNGFDTGLESARAKIFEALPNTGMPTAFEDFEAFQRFERRMVELGSINDRGELWYDVRPHTGHGTVEVRTPDGQSDSAVVLAFVEYVHALVLDLAERYEDGESGTDLRRELLDENKWRAMRYGHDASFIDRSAEETVDLATFVDDECDRLGVSGLRDVFDRESGADRQRRVRDEDGLDALCESVLLSS, from the coding sequence ATGGAGTTAGGGTCGCCGGAGTCGTTCACGCGACTCGGAACACTCGGAGTCGAAGAGGAGTTCTACATCGTCGACGACGCGGGACGGCCGACCTCGGGCATCGACGACCTCGTCTACGGGGACGACGACCCGCCGGAACCGCTCGCAGGCCGCCTCGACCACGAACTGTTCCAGTTCACCATCGAGACGCAGACGCCGCTCATCGAACGCCCCGAGGACGCAGCCGAGCACGTTCGCGCCGTCCGCGACGCGCTCGTCGAACACGCCGCGAACCACGGCTATCAGATCGCCGGTGCGGGGCTGCATCCGACGGCGAAGTGGCGCGAACTCGAACACGCCGAAAAGCCCCGCTACCGGGCACAGCTCGACCGGATACGGTATCCCCAGCACCGCAACACGACTGCGGGTCTCCACGTCCACGTCGGCGTCGACGACGCGGACAAGGCGACGTGGATCGCCAACGAACTACGGTGGTATCTCCCGCCCATGCTCGCCCTGTCGGCGAACTCGCCGTACTGGAACGGTTTCGACACCGGGCTGGAGTCCGCACGCGCGAAGATATTCGAAGCCCTCCCGAACACCGGGATGCCGACGGCGTTCGAGGATTTCGAGGCGTTCCAACGGTTCGAGCGGCGGATGGTCGAACTCGGCTCGATCAACGACCGCGGCGAACTCTGGTACGACGTCCGGCCGCACACCGGCCACGGGACGGTCGAAGTGCGGACGCCGGACGGTCAGTCGGATTCCGCGGTCGTGCTGGCGTTCGTCGAGTACGTCCACGCGCTCGTGCTCGACCTCGCCGAGCGGTACGAGGACGGCGAGTCCGGCACAGACCTCCGCCGGGAGCTGCTCGACGAGAACAAGTGGCGGGCGATGCGGTACGGTCACGACGCGAGCTTCATCGACCGCTCGGCGGAGGAGACGGTCGACCTCGCGACGTTCGTCGACGACGAGTGCGACCGCCTCGGCGTCTCGGGACTCCGCGACGTCTTCGACCGCGAGAGCGGGGCGGACCGTCAGCGTCGGGTCCGCGACGAGGACGGACTCGACGCGCTCTGCGAATCGGTGTTGCTGTCGTCTTAA
- a CDS encoding fibrillarin-like rRNA/tRNA 2'-O-methyltransferase: MSDETSDETSDETSDETSDEPSGESLPTGVERHTFDDRERLATQGPPVYGEPTDGDWRVWDAGRSKLGAMLELGMDTGLVGDETVLYLGAASGTTVSHVADFAGPTYAVEFAPRPVRDLVGVAEDRENLFPLLKDARKPETYAHVVEADVDVLVQDVATRGQAKVAADNAAFLREDGRLLAAIKARSEDVTADPADVFDEVVAELEATYEILETQRLDRFHDDHLGVVARPK; the protein is encoded by the coding sequence ATGAGCGACGAGACGAGCGACGAGACGAGCGACGAGACGAGCGACGAAACGAGCGACGAGCCGAGCGGCGAGTCGCTGCCAACGGGCGTCGAACGCCACACCTTCGACGACCGAGAACGCCTCGCCACGCAGGGACCGCCGGTCTACGGCGAGCCGACAGACGGCGACTGGCGCGTCTGGGACGCCGGCCGCTCGAAGCTCGGCGCGATGCTGGAGCTGGGAATGGATACGGGACTCGTCGGCGACGAGACCGTGCTCTACCTCGGCGCGGCCAGCGGGACGACCGTCTCGCACGTTGCCGACTTCGCCGGGCCGACCTACGCCGTCGAGTTCGCGCCGCGGCCCGTCCGTGACCTCGTCGGCGTCGCCGAGGACCGCGAGAACCTGTTTCCGCTGCTGAAGGACGCCCGGAAGCCCGAGACCTACGCCCACGTCGTCGAGGCCGACGTCGACGTCCTCGTGCAGGACGTCGCCACGCGCGGACAGGCCAAAGTCGCCGCCGACAACGCGGCGTTCCTCCGCGAGGACGGCCGCCTGCTCGCGGCGATCAAGGCCCGCAGCGAGGACGTGACCGCCGACCCGGCGGACGTGTTCGACGAGGTCGTCGCGGAGTTGGAAGCGACGTACGAAATCCTGGAGACCCAGCGACTCGACCGGTTCCACGACGACCATCTCGGTGTCGTCGCCCGCCCGAAGTAA
- a CDS encoding phosphopantetheine adenylyltransferase produces the protein MNVALGGTFDPIHDGHRALFARAFELGDVTVGLTSDELAPKTRHVDRYVRPFAERKRDLEAELSAVAADTDRDRDFSVRELTEPTGIATEAGFDALIVSPETQDGGERINEIRAEKGLPSLRLEVVDHVPAADGERISSTRIVMGEIDEHGNLTPERDGRERTRVD, from the coding sequence ATGAACGTCGCGCTCGGCGGGACCTTCGACCCCATTCACGACGGTCACCGCGCGCTGTTCGCCCGAGCGTTCGAACTCGGTGACGTGACGGTCGGTCTCACCTCCGACGAGTTGGCTCCGAAGACGAGACACGTCGACCGCTACGTCCGGCCGTTCGCCGAGCGAAAGCGGGACCTCGAAGCCGAACTCTCGGCCGTCGCCGCCGACACCGACCGCGACCGCGATTTCTCAGTCCGCGAACTCACCGAACCGACCGGCATCGCCACCGAGGCGGGGTTCGACGCGCTCATCGTCTCCCCCGAGACGCAGGACGGCGGCGAGCGTATCAACGAGATTCGCGCGGAGAAAGGACTGCCGTCGCTCCGACTCGAAGTCGTCGACCACGTCCCCGCGGCGGACGGCGAACGCATCTCCTCGACGCGCATCGTCATGGGCGAGATCGACGAACACGGCAATCTCACGCCCGAACGCGACGGCCGTGAGAGGACCCGCGTCGACTGA
- the dacZ gene encoding diadenylate cyclase: MATLSELLDDLVVDVDGVFLFSPSGSYYEQFADIEEELVVVAPENTVGAETFVELPLEFENVRDRVKFGIEGSMERGLFEEGDTVLCAASTFGGDTDTAVRVRVGESMRSGVYDLFVNSRADPGVIRDVFEVAIELGKKGQKGKPVGALFVVGDAGKVMNKSRPLSYNPFEKSHVHVGDPIVNVMLKEFSRLDGAFIVSDSGRIVSAYRYLEPSAEGVDIPKGLGARHMAGGAITRDTNATAIVLSESDGLVRAFKGGKLILEIDPEDY, from the coding sequence ATGGCGACGCTGAGTGAACTTCTCGACGATCTGGTAGTGGACGTCGACGGCGTGTTTCTCTTCTCTCCGAGTGGCTCGTACTACGAGCAGTTCGCGGACATCGAGGAGGAACTCGTCGTCGTCGCCCCGGAGAACACCGTCGGTGCCGAGACGTTCGTCGAGCTTCCGCTGGAGTTCGAGAACGTCCGAGACCGTGTCAAGTTCGGAATCGAGGGGTCGATGGAGCGCGGCCTGTTCGAGGAGGGTGACACTGTTCTGTGTGCCGCCTCGACGTTCGGCGGCGACACCGACACGGCCGTCCGCGTGCGTGTCGGCGAGTCGATGCGCTCGGGCGTCTACGACCTCTTCGTCAACTCCCGTGCCGACCCCGGCGTCATCCGCGACGTCTTCGAGGTCGCTATCGAACTCGGAAAGAAGGGACAGAAGGGCAAGCCGGTCGGCGCGCTGTTCGTCGTCGGCGACGCGGGCAAGGTGATGAACAAGTCCCGGCCGCTGTCGTACAACCCCTTCGAGAAATCTCACGTCCACGTCGGCGACCCCATCGTCAACGTGATGCTCAAGGAGTTCTCGCGGCTCGACGGCGCGTTCATCGTCAGCGACTCGGGCCGCATCGTCTCGGCCTACCGCTATCTCGAACCCTCCGCGGAGGGCGTCGACATCCCGAAGGGTCTCGGTGCGCGACACATGGCTGGGGGGGCCATCACGCGCGACACCAACGCGACAGCTATCGTCCTCTCGGAATCGGACGGGCTCGTCCGGGCGTTCAAGGGTGGCAAGCTCATCCTCGAAATCGACCCGGAGGATTACTGA
- a CDS encoding TenA family protein produces the protein MTEPFAESDHDRFTDWLRERSEPVWSAATTHRFTRELGDATLDEAAFVDYLVQDYAFVGSLVSLVGYGVGQAPTMGQKRRLVEFLDTVTDDEDDYFLRSFEALDVPPAVYENPDAVALAEPTAAMRDLLGRAATTGGYAETLAVLLPVEWVYLTWAESVGTPEEPFYYREWVELHDNPEFAAFVGWLREELDEVGPTLSPRRQQEVAALFDRAVSLEVAFFDAAYGGEE, from the coding sequence ATGACCGAACCCTTCGCCGAGAGCGACCACGACCGCTTCACCGACTGGCTGCGTGAGCGGTCGGAACCGGTCTGGTCGGCGGCGACGACCCACCGGTTCACCCGCGAGTTGGGTGACGCCACGCTCGACGAGGCGGCCTTCGTCGACTATCTCGTCCAGGATTACGCCTTCGTCGGCTCGCTCGTGAGCCTCGTCGGCTACGGCGTCGGGCAGGCACCGACGATGGGCCAGAAGCGTCGGCTCGTCGAATTCCTCGACACCGTCACCGACGACGAGGACGACTACTTCCTCCGGTCGTTCGAGGCGCTCGACGTCCCGCCCGCGGTGTACGAGAACCCCGACGCCGTCGCGCTCGCCGAGCCGACCGCGGCCATGCGGGACCTGCTCGGCCGTGCAGCGACGACGGGCGGCTACGCAGAGACGCTCGCCGTTCTCCTGCCTGTGGAGTGGGTCTATCTGACGTGGGCCGAGTCGGTCGGGACTCCGGAGGAACCGTTCTACTACCGCGAGTGGGTCGAACTCCACGACAACCCCGAATTCGCCGCGTTCGTCGGCTGGCTCCGCGAGGAACTGGACGAGGTCGGGCCGACGCTGTCGCCGCGTCGCCAGCAGGAGGTCGCGGCGTTGTTCGACCGGGCCGTCTCGCTGGAGGTGGCGTTCTTCGACGCCGCGTACGGCGGAGAAGAGTGA
- a CDS encoding SDR family oxidoreductase, whose amino-acid sequence MILVVGATGQVGTAVVRRLVARDETVRALVRPTADHETLTRLGVDLAFGDLRDEASVRAACEGVDVVVATASAAVPRRGDDLAAVEDAGYRNLFDACEAAGVEQVVYLSVPESPVEGRAATTRYKRRNEVRLLDSGLTYTVVRAAPFMDTWFAAIGSSIPLRGAEHATLDRPFWGTRLTRRLTGTLVENRGLALVPGAADRRHAFVSVDDVAAFLVACIGHADAENAVLDFGGPEAVSWREVVETYEEVLGRDVRAVYVPTVVLAALQRTVGLVLPTAGNLLGMARFVAASDTDADPETTDAIVSVPRTSVEQFLRERAELPDYDEMHIKRDPAVGTGAA is encoded by the coding sequence ATGATTCTCGTCGTCGGGGCAACGGGGCAGGTCGGAACGGCAGTCGTACGCAGACTCGTCGCACGCGACGAGACGGTCCGGGCACTCGTCCGGCCGACCGCGGACCACGAGACGTTGACGCGACTCGGCGTCGACCTCGCCTTCGGCGACCTCCGCGACGAGGCGAGCGTCCGCGCGGCCTGCGAGGGCGTCGACGTCGTCGTCGCCACCGCCAGTGCCGCCGTCCCCCGCCGCGGCGACGACCTGGCCGCGGTCGAGGACGCGGGCTACCGAAACCTGTTCGACGCCTGCGAGGCCGCGGGTGTCGAACAGGTGGTCTACCTGTCGGTCCCCGAATCGCCGGTCGAGGGGCGGGCGGCGACGACGCGGTACAAGCGGCGCAACGAGGTGCGCCTGCTCGACAGCGGCCTCACCTACACCGTCGTCCGCGCGGCCCCGTTCATGGACACCTGGTTCGCCGCCATCGGCAGTTCGATCCCCCTCCGCGGGGCTGAACACGCCACGCTCGACCGCCCGTTCTGGGGGACTCGCCTCACACGACGGCTCACGGGAACCCTCGTCGAGAACCGCGGTCTCGCGCTGGTGCCGGGAGCCGCCGACCGACGGCACGCCTTCGTCAGCGTCGACGACGTCGCCGCGTTTCTCGTGGCGTGCATCGGCCACGCCGACGCCGAGAACGCCGTCCTCGACTTCGGTGGGCCGGAAGCCGTCTCCTGGCGCGAGGTCGTCGAGACATACGAGGAGGTACTGGGACGCGATGTGCGGGCGGTCTACGTTCCGACCGTCGTCCTCGCCGCCCTCCAGCGGACGGTCGGTCTCGTCCTGCCTACGGCGGGCAACCTCCTCGGGATGGCGCGGTTCGTCGCCGCGAGCGACACCGACGCCGACCCCGAGACGACCGACGCAATCGTGTCGGTCCCGCGGACGAGCGTCGAACAGTTCCTCCGCGAGCGGGCGGAGCTACCGGACTACGACGAGATGCACATCAAGCGTGACCCCGCGGTCGGGACGGGCGCGGCCTGA
- the tenA gene encoding thiaminase II: MSFTDSLRDDADTVWTAIYEHPMVAGIGDGTLDEDRFRYWLRQDYVYLVDYCRLFALGAAQAPTLERMGTFANLLSETLHTEMDLHREYAADFGITEAELEATEPSPTTRAYTDFLVRVASTGSFGDIVAALLPCMWGFNDTGLRLLDDGLPDEERYAEWIRTYSSDEFTELTDWCKDLMDDIAASSMAADRERYRDLFLTSARYEYEFWDAAWRQEEWSV, encoded by the coding sequence ATGTCGTTCACCGACAGCCTCCGAGACGACGCCGACACCGTCTGGACGGCCATCTACGAGCATCCGATGGTCGCAGGCATCGGCGACGGGACACTGGACGAGGACCGCTTCCGCTACTGGCTCCGGCAGGACTACGTCTATCTCGTCGACTACTGTCGCCTGTTCGCGCTCGGGGCGGCACAGGCTCCGACGCTGGAGCGGATGGGCACCTTCGCGAACCTCCTCTCCGAGACGCTCCACACCGAGATGGACCTCCACCGCGAATACGCCGCCGATTTCGGTATCACCGAGGCCGAGTTGGAGGCGACGGAGCCGTCGCCGACGACGCGAGCCTACACGGACTTTCTCGTCCGGGTCGCGTCGACGGGTTCCTTCGGCGACATCGTCGCCGCGCTCTTGCCCTGTATGTGGGGCTTCAACGACACTGGCCTGCGACTGCTCGACGACGGGCTGCCCGACGAGGAGCGCTACGCCGAGTGGATACGCACCTACAGCAGCGACGAGTTCACCGAACTCACCGACTGGTGCAAGGACCTGATGGACGATATCGCCGCGTCGTCGATGGCGGCCGACCGGGAACGCTACCGCGACCTGTTTCTCACCTCGGCGCGCTACGAGTACGAGTTCTGGGACGCCGCCTGGCGACAGGAGGAGTGGTCCGTATGA
- a CDS encoding mechanosensitive ion channel family protein — MQIERLLAGIPTRWWLALGVLLIGLVLSYVVVVVNRRLLARAGVPNLIEGTAFERMARELGSSTVAIVAKLSGYFVFVLTVFVALTVANIQYTAVFWDDLVGFIPKLFVAAIILIVGIVVGDKTQLLVQEQLRGIKLPEVNVLPKLAKYSVFYVAVLIALSQIGVATLALIVLLGVYALALVAFSLVALWPMLQSAAAGTYLLLTQAYGIGDEVRIGDHRGIVQEIDVFVTHIESDEEEYIVPNRKVFQQGIARIR; from the coding sequence ATGCAGATCGAGCGGCTGCTCGCCGGTATCCCGACACGCTGGTGGCTCGCGCTCGGCGTCCTCCTCATCGGTCTCGTGTTGAGCTACGTCGTCGTCGTCGTCAACCGCCGACTCCTCGCGCGAGCGGGTGTCCCGAACCTCATCGAAGGCACCGCCTTCGAGCGGATGGCCCGCGAACTCGGCTCGTCGACGGTCGCCATCGTCGCGAAACTGAGCGGCTATTTCGTCTTCGTCCTGACCGTCTTCGTCGCGCTCACGGTCGCGAACATCCAGTATACCGCCGTCTTCTGGGACGACCTCGTCGGCTTCATCCCCAAACTGTTCGTCGCGGCCATCATCCTCATCGTCGGCATCGTCGTCGGTGACAAGACCCAACTGCTCGTCCAAGAACAACTCAGAGGAATCAAGCTGCCGGAGGTCAACGTCCTGCCGAAACTCGCGAAGTACAGCGTCTTCTACGTCGCCGTCCTCATCGCGCTGAGTCAGATCGGCGTCGCCACGCTCGCGCTCATCGTCCTCCTCGGCGTCTACGCGCTGGCACTCGTCGCCTTCAGCCTCGTCGCCCTCTGGCCGATGCTCCAGTCGGCGGCCGCGGGCACCTATCTGCTTCTCACGCAGGCGTACGGCATCGGCGACGAGGTCCGCATCGGTGACCACCGCGGCATCGTCCAGGAGATCGACGTCTTCGTCACCCACATCGAGAGCGACGAGGAGGAGTATATCGTCCCGAACCGCAAGGTGTTCCAGCAGGGAATCGCCCGGATTCGGTGA
- a CDS encoding acyltransferase has product MTDDTDATSRHDRVTSHPTPGPRNSLQSWPSARSPVIVARNYLFVWLIRISPSLRLKNFLLGLIGVTVGTGVSWGLEATPDVFWPNLITLEDDAIVGYDATLLCHEFLQDEYRTGEVVVGERAMIGAGAIVLPGVEIGADAQVAANSLVTQDVPPGATVAGVPAREMGDAEDRSESDGERRE; this is encoded by the coding sequence GTGACTGACGACACCGACGCGACCTCCCGACACGACCGGGTGACGAGCCATCCGACGCCCGGCCCGCGCAACTCTCTGCAGTCGTGGCCGAGCGCCCGCTCGCCGGTCATCGTCGCCCGCAACTATCTGTTCGTCTGGCTCATCCGAATCTCGCCGAGTCTCCGCCTGAAGAACTTCCTCTTGGGTCTCATCGGCGTCACCGTCGGCACGGGCGTCTCGTGGGGGCTGGAAGCCACCCCGGACGTCTTCTGGCCGAACCTCATCACGCTCGAAGACGACGCCATCGTCGGCTACGATGCCACGCTACTCTGCCACGAGTTCCTGCAGGACGAGTACCGCACGGGCGAGGTCGTCGTCGGCGAACGCGCCATGATCGGCGCGGGGGCAATCGTCCTCCCCGGCGTCGAGATCGGTGCCGACGCACAGGTCGCGGCCAACTCGCTCGTGACGCAGGACGTCCCGCCGGGTGCGACGGTCGCAGGGGTCCCCGCACGGGAGATGGGCGACGCGGAGGACCGCAGCGAGAGCGACGGCGAACGACGGGAGTAG
- the purD gene encoding phosphoribosylamine--glycine ligase, which translates to MTETVLLVGGGGREHAIARALADDCDLYACASNRNPGIDALADGFETVDETASDEIVAYAEDVGATLAIVGPESGLAAGVADALDEAGVYTFGPHAEEARIETDKAFQRRFMDEHDVPGNPDFATFDDTEAACDYIDAYDGDLAVKPAGLTGGKGVKVIGDQVDKEGAKAYLREEEYDRIVLEERLVGEEFTVQAFVANGELVTTPAVQDHKRAYEGDEGPNTGGMGSYTDTTFELPFMSEGDYDDAVEVIESVVEALDGYKGILYGQFMLTSEGPKVIEFNARFGDPEAMNTLPVLETPFLDVLVAAREGESLPELEFAGKATVCKYAVPEGYPTDPKAGAEIEVDEDAAGDALLFYASVDAREDGLYTTTSRSFAVVGVADSISAAEEQAESALAAAGEGFHIRHDIGKADLVQQRVDHMNELRK; encoded by the coding sequence ATGACAGAGACCGTACTCCTCGTCGGTGGCGGCGGTCGCGAGCACGCCATCGCCCGTGCGCTCGCGGACGACTGCGACCTCTACGCCTGCGCCAGCAACCGGAACCCCGGCATCGACGCCCTCGCCGACGGCTTCGAGACCGTCGACGAGACGGCCAGTGACGAGATCGTCGCCTACGCCGAGGACGTGGGTGCGACGCTCGCAATCGTCGGTCCCGAGTCGGGTCTCGCCGCCGGTGTCGCCGACGCCCTCGACGAGGCGGGCGTCTACACCTTCGGCCCGCACGCCGAGGAGGCCCGCATCGAGACGGACAAGGCGTTCCAGCGACGGTTCATGGACGAGCACGACGTCCCCGGCAACCCGGACTTCGCGACCTTCGACGACACCGAGGCCGCCTGCGACTACATCGACGCCTACGACGGCGACCTCGCAGTCAAGCCCGCCGGGCTCACGGGCGGGAAGGGCGTGAAGGTCATCGGCGACCAGGTGGACAAGGAGGGCGCGAAGGCCTATCTCCGCGAGGAGGAGTACGACCGCATCGTCCTCGAAGAGCGACTGGTCGGCGAGGAGTTCACCGTCCAGGCCTTCGTCGCCAACGGCGAACTCGTAACGACTCCGGCCGTCCAGGACCACAAGCGCGCCTACGAGGGCGACGAGGGACCGAACACCGGCGGCATGGGCAGCTACACCGACACGACGTTCGAACTGCCGTTCATGAGCGAGGGCGACTACGACGACGCCGTCGAGGTCATCGAATCGGTCGTCGAGGCACTCGACGGCTACAAGGGTATCCTCTACGGTCAGTTCATGCTCACGAGCGAGGGACCGAAGGTTATCGAGTTCAACGCCCGCTTCGGCGACCCGGAGGCGATGAACACGCTGCCCGTCCTCGAGACGCCGTTCCTCGACGTGCTCGTCGCCGCCCGCGAGGGCGAGTCGCTGCCCGAACTCGAATTCGCCGGGAAGGCGACGGTCTGTAAGTACGCCGTCCCCGAGGGCTATCCGACGGACCCCAAAGCGGGCGCGGAGATCGAAGTCGACGAGGACGCCGCGGGCGACGCACTCCTGTTCTACGCCAGCGTCGACGCCCGCGAGGACGGCCTCTACACGACCACGTCGCGCTCCTTCGCGGTCGTCGGCGTCGCCGACAGCATCAGCGCGGCCGAAGAGCAAGCAGAGAGCGCGCTCGCCGCGGCGGGTGAGGGCTTCCACATCCGCCACGACATCGGGAAGGCAGACCTGGTCCAGCAGCGCGTCGACCACATGAACGAACTGCGCAAGTAG
- a CDS encoding DUF7526 family protein, producing the protein MTETVQGDVLHVIPPEEVGSHDLEPDLRTLAESRYVVVVREGGHPSILDLIVAFVRRKPIEVVTVVTDQPVAEDDEVTLTVEPTEMEGVYVAQASESDASE; encoded by the coding sequence ATGACCGAGACAGTGCAGGGTGACGTCCTCCACGTCATCCCGCCGGAGGAGGTGGGGAGCCACGACTTGGAACCGGATCTCCGAACGCTCGCCGAGTCCCGCTACGTCGTCGTCGTCCGCGAGGGAGGCCATCCCTCGATACTGGATCTCATCGTCGCGTTCGTCCGTCGCAAACCCATCGAGGTCGTGACAGTCGTGACCGACCAGCCCGTCGCCGAGGACGACGAGGTGACGCTGACGGTCGAGCCGACGGAGATGGAAGGCGTCTACGTCGCGCAGGCGTCGGAGTCGGACGCGTCCGAGTGA
- a CDS encoding PAS domain-containing sensor histidine kinase → MVEDIDPVAYKRAFRETPNPSILAGPDFVIRDVNDACLRFTGYERDELVGETPDVLFTDPAVFFGEVAPALAVENPWLGSFELKAKDDRFRYGYGAATPLFDDDGIIAYAGVFIDITRERRAEQTTRILNRVLRHNLRNDANVILGHLDLLREQAEDEAMEESVAIVEARINRLLDRAETARELEDLISVDSDPQVEPIRVDELLRDAVETARDQYESVEFVVDELVPASVAAGPALATAFDAVLENAVEHNDSDVPRVVVGMEPDDRTVRVTIADNGPGIKQEDLPHVFSLDERSQIYHGEGIDLFFVYELLAEYSGRISVEANDPRGAVFTFHLRRQSDDEEE, encoded by the coding sequence ATGGTTGAGGACATCGATCCGGTCGCGTACAAACGGGCGTTCAGAGAGACGCCGAACCCGTCGATTCTGGCAGGCCCGGACTTCGTCATCCGCGACGTCAACGACGCCTGCCTCCGGTTCACCGGATACGAGCGTGACGAACTCGTCGGCGAGACGCCGGACGTTCTCTTCACCGACCCGGCGGTCTTCTTCGGCGAAGTCGCCCCGGCGCTCGCCGTCGAGAACCCGTGGCTCGGGAGCTTCGAACTGAAGGCCAAAGACGACCGGTTTCGGTACGGCTACGGGGCCGCCACGCCCCTGTTCGACGACGACGGAATCATCGCCTACGCCGGCGTCTTCATCGACATCACCCGCGAGCGACGTGCAGAGCAGACGACCCGCATCCTCAACCGCGTCCTCCGGCACAACCTGCGGAACGACGCGAACGTCATCCTCGGTCATCTGGACTTGCTGCGTGAACAGGCCGAAGACGAGGCGATGGAGGAGAGCGTGGCCATCGTCGAGGCGCGGATCAACCGGCTACTGGACCGCGCGGAGACGGCCCGTGAACTCGAAGACCTCATCTCGGTCGACTCCGATCCACAGGTCGAACCGATTCGCGTCGACGAACTCCTCCGTGACGCGGTCGAGACCGCCCGCGACCAGTACGAATCCGTCGAGTTCGTCGTCGACGAGCTCGTGCCGGCCTCCGTCGCAGCGGGTCCCGCGCTGGCGACGGCGTTCGACGCCGTCTTGGAAAACGCCGTCGAACACAACGATTCGGACGTCCCCCGAGTCGTCGTCGGGATGGAACCCGACGACCGGACCGTCCGTGTCACTATCGCCGACAACGGCCCCGGAATCAAGCAAGAAGATCTGCCGCACGTCTTCAGCCTCGACGAACGCAGTCAGATCTACCACGGTGAGGGCATCGACCTCTTCTTCGTCTACGAGCTACTGGCGGAGTACAGCGGCCGTATCTCCGTCGAAGCGAACGACCCGCGCGGGGCAGTCTTCACCTTCCACCTGCGGCGTCAGTCCGACGACGAAGAGGAGTAG